A window of Hydrogenophilus thermoluteolus genomic DNA:
CGCTCGCGTTCGTGCTGATTGGGGAACCGATCACCTTGGCGCTCTTTGCGCGTGGCGCGTTCACGGAACACGACGCGCACGCAACGGCATTGGCACTGACTGCGTATGCGTTGGGTCTGATTCCCCTCATCGGTGTCAAAATCTTGGCGCCCGGATTTTACGCGCGCGAAGACACACGAACCCCGGTCAAAGGGGCAATCCTTTCGCTGATCCTTACGCAACTTGGCAACGCCCTCTTTCTTTTCCTCTTCGATTGGGGCCACTGGGCCCTAGCGTTGTCGATTTCGCTCGCCGCCTGGGGCAACGCCGGGTTCTTGCTCTTTCACTTGCGCCGCCGCGGCCACTTCGCGTGGCAACCCAACTGGCTGCGTTTCCTGCTTTCCCTTACGGTTGCGCTACTTGTTCTTGCGCTCTTTCTCGCTACCACCGAGCCATGGGTGGCAGCGAAAACCGCATCCGGGCAATGGATCCGTTTGCTGGGCGTGGCGCTTTGGGTTACCGTTGGCATGGCCACCTATTTTTTGGCTCTTCGGCTCACTGGGTTTCGCTGGGCATCACTCAAACGGCCGTTGTGACGAGGCGGTTGTTTGCTCCTTTTGCCACAAATGGAAAAATTGGGCGGCAGAAAGCGGCCGAGCAAACCAATACCCTTGGAAAAAGTCGCAGCCCAGACGCAACAGATGGTCCCACTGCTGCGCGCACTCCACCCCCTCTGCCACCACCTGGAGTCCTAGCCGATGGGCCATCTGGATGGTCGCATCGACGATCGCGTCGTCGCGTTCGTCCGACGCCAGCGGCGTGACGAACGTGCGGTCGATCTTCAGCTCCGACAGCGGAAAGGTATGCAGATACGCAAGCGAAGAGTATCCCGTGCCGAAATCATCAACGGCAAAACGCACCCCCAACGTCGCCAAACGTTGCACCTGCTCCTGCGCAAGTGCCGGGTCGTGCATCATCGCCGATTCGGTAATCTCCAATTTGAGCGCACTGGGCTCGACACCGCTTGCGGTAAGCGCGGCGCAAACCGTCTCATAGAGCATCGTGTCGTAGAGCTGATGCGCGGAGAGATTGACCGCAATGCTCGGAAGACGCAAACCGGCTTGACTCCACTGCACCCACTGGTGCAACGCGTGCCGCAATACCCAACGACCGATGGCCGGCATCAGCCCGACCTGTTCGGCAACCGGGACGAAGCGTGCTGGCGGAACCTCTCCCAGCTCTTCATCGCGCCAACGCAAGAGTACTTCTGCACTGACGATCGCGCCTGTCCGATCGCAAATCGGTTGAAATACGAGATGAAACGCATCATGGTGGATCGCAAGGCGCAGCCGTTGCTCCAAACGACTGCGTGACGTCGCCGCTTCGTGCAAACTCCGGGTAAAAAAGCAAAACGGTTTCCCCCCTCCCCCTTTGCACGATACATCGCAAGACCCGCAGCGCGTAAGAGCGCGTTTGGATCACGCTCGTCGTCGGGATAGAGCGCGATCCCGATCGAAGGAGAGAGTTGCCATTGGTTTTCCCCCACTTCGAACGGCAAAGCGAACCGATCCAGCAAGCGCTGCGCCAATTGACTGGCTTGCGTCGCTTCGGTGACGAACGTCACCGCGACGAATTCGTCTCCGCCGACACGGGCAGCAAGATCACTGGCGCGCACCGTCGTGCGGAGCCGCTCAGCCGCAGCACGCAACACCGCATCGCCCACTACATGCCCGGCGGTGTCGTTCACCCATTTGAAGCGATCCAAATCGATGAACAACACCGCAAGGTACTCTTTGCGCCGCCTCGCCTCTTCGCACAAACGGGGCAGTTGGCTGAGCAACGCCGCTCGGTTGGTCAAACCGGTCAGTTCGTCGGTCAAAGCACGGCGACGCAATTCCGCTTCGATGCGGCGCTGCTCGGTCACATCTTGGTAGATCGAAACGAAGCCACCAGAGGGAACCGGTTGCCCGATGATATGGAGCACGCGACCGTCAGGGCGCGTCCGTTCGAGTTCGTGCGGCACAAAACTGCGCGCGGCGCGAAGCCGTTCCGCCAGATACGCTTCGGGGTCAGCGATTTCCCCGTACTCACCCCGCTCAAGGTTGAAGCGCAGCAACGTCGCGAAATCGACGCCTTTTTCAAGCAGTGACAACGGGAAATCGAAGAGTTCGGCAAACTTCTGGTTCCATGCAACCAATTTCAAGTCCGCGTCGAACAAGGTCACCCCACTGGGGAGATGATCGACCAGCGTTTGCAAGCGATCCCGCGTGACCTGTACCGCGGCTTCCGCCGCTTTGAGCGCAGTGACGTCGGTGAAGGTCGAAACGAAACCTGCCGGCCGCCCCTGCGCGTCGAAAAAGGGTTCTCCCTGCACCAGATGCCAGCGCCCGTCAGGGTGTTGGCGTTCGAGACGGTGCGGCTGGAATGTTTTGGCCAACGCAACCCGTTCCGCGACCAACCGTTCCGGGTCGCCCGGCCCATATTCGCCGCGGGATGCCGGAACCCGAATCAGATCGGCGAACGAAACCCCTTCGTAGGCCAACGAGCGGGGCAGATCGAGAATGGCGAACGCGCGGTCGTTCCAGTAGCGCAACCGCAGGTCGGCGTCGAAGACCATCAGACCAACCGGCAGCGCCGCGATCACTGCGTTGAGCGTACGCGCTTTTTCAGCGAGTGCGACATCGAGCGCCAAATGGCGATCGTCGAAACGGTTGATTCCGTAGGCGAGCCGTTTCCCTTCCGGCGTCGTGAGGACCACCACCTGCACGATACACGAACGGATTTGGCCCGCTTCAAGAACCACCCGATACTGAACCACCCCTTGTCCGCTGCGATAAGCCGCTTCCACTTGGCGTACGAACGCGTCACGATCCTCGGGGAGAAGATGCGCCAAAAACACTTCCCGCGTCGGGGATTCGTCAGCAGCGATGCCGTGCTGGCGGCGAAAGGTTTCGGACCAGACCATCGCACCGGTCGCCAGATCGCGAACCCAGTAGCCCCAGCCCAACGCATCGAGGACGCGGGCAAGCGCAGCGTTGAGATCATCACGGGGCATCGCTTCGCTCGGTCAAAGTGGCGAACGGAAAAAAATCGGGAAGCCCGTGTGCCCCACAGGGAATCTGCGGACACCCTTCCAAGAGCGGCAAAAGATAGTCGAGAAATGCGCTATCGACCTGAAAAGGCGCCGCAATCCACGATGCGGGAAAGCGCCGTTCGCGATTCCCTACGGTCGCGGCATCGACCGCTTCCATCCGCCAACCGCTGGTTGCTGGGTCACGCACGACCCCAACCATCACGCCCGAACGCGTCCCTTCGTCGGCCCAAGCGACTGCGGTCTCGCCCACCTGCCAGGCGACGCGGTGGTCGACTGCACTCACCCAATGCGCCGCGGCGCGCTGAAGGTAATCCGGGACCGCCACATGGACCTTTGCGCCCAGGGCGTCACGCAACCAACCACCAATCACGCTCCCCGCCCCGCCTAGCTGCACGTACCGCCGTTTTTCCGCCCCTTGATATGCAAGCGGTTCGCCATCCAGTGTCGCCCCTTCGGCGACGACCACGGTACAGTAGCCCGTGCGCGCGATCGCGGCATCCGCGGCAGCGAGCAACGCCGTTTTGTCCCAACGCATTTCCGGCAACACGATGAGATGGGGCCCCTCGTCGGCCAAAACCGCCGACGCTGCTTTCACCGCCGCGGCCAACCAACCGGCGTTGCGCCCCATCGTCTCCATCACAAACGCGCGCGCCCCTTTTGCCGGAAACGACGCGAGATCCAGTGACGCCTCCAGAAAGCTGGTGATCAAATAGCGTGCCGCCGAAGGGTAGCCAGGTGAGAAGTGGGTCCCTTCCAGATCGTTGTCGATCGTCTTGGGAATGCCGATCACGGTGAGCGGGATGCCCCGCCGTTTCGCTTCACGGTCGATCTGCGCGACCGTCGCGATCGACCCATTCCCACCGTTGTAGAGCAACGCGTCGATATCGTAGTGCGCTAGGACCTGAAACAACAGGTCATACGGAGTCGCATCGATTTCAGGATCCGGAAGATCACGCCGTGCCGTGCCAAAAATACCACCTGGCGTATAGCTGAGTCGCTGCAGTTGCTCGGCGGACAACGGCGGGACTGCGATCAGATCACCCGCGAGCAACCCGTGCATCCCGT
This region includes:
- a CDS encoding putative bifunctional diguanylate cyclase/phosphodiesterase, whose translation is MCDRTGAIVSAEVLLRWRDEELGEVPPARFVPVAEQVGLMPAIGRWVLRHALHQWVQWSQAGLRLPSIAVNLSAHQLYDTMLYETVCAALTASGVEPSALKLEITESAMMHDPALAQEQVQRLATLGVRFAVDDFGTGYSSLAYLHTFPLSELKIDRTFVTPLASDERDDAIVDATIQMAHRLGLQVVAEGVECAQQWDHLLRLGCDFFQGYWFARPLSAAQFFHLWQKEQTTASSQRPFE
- a CDS encoding diphosphate--fructose-6-phosphate 1-phosphotransferase; the protein is MGAIRRIVYAQSGGMTAVINASAAGVIAEAQRRGLTLFAARYGMHGLLAGDLIAVPPLSAEQLQRLSYTPGGIFGTARRDLPDPEIDATPYDLLFQVLAHYDIDALLYNGGNGSIATVAQIDREAKRRGIPLTVIGIPKTIDNDLEGTHFSPGYPSAARYLITSFLEASLDLASFPAKGARAFVMETMGRNAGWLAAAVKAASAVLADEGPHLIVLPEMRWDKTALLAAADAAIARTGYCTVVVAEGATLDGEPLAYQGAEKRRYVQLGGAGSVIGGWLRDALGAKVHVAVPDYLQRAAAHWVSAVDHRVAWQVGETAVAWADEGTRSGVMVGVVRDPATSGWRMEAVDAATVGNRERRFPASWIAAPFQVDSAFLDYLLPLLEGCPQIPCGAHGLPDFFPFATLTERSDAP
- a CDS encoding PAS-domain containing protein; amino-acid sequence: MPRDDLNAALARVLDALGWGYWVRDLATGAMVWSETFRRQHGIAADESPTREVFLAHLLPEDRDAFVRQVEAAYRSGQGVVQYRVVLEAGQIRSCIVQVVVLTTPEGKRLAYGINRFDDRHLALDVALAEKARTLNAVIAALPVGLMVFDADLRLRYWNDRAFAILDLPRSLAYEGVSFADLIRVPASRGEYGPGDPERLVAERVALAKTFQPHRLERQHPDGRWHLVQGEPFFDAQGRPAGFVSTFTDVTALKAAEAAVQVTRDRLQTLVDHLPSGVTLFDADLKLVAWNQKFAELFDFPLSLLEKGVDFATLLRFNLERGEYGEIADPEAYLAERLRAARSFVPHELERTRPDGRVLHIIGQPVPSGGFVSIYQDVTEQRRIEAELRRRALTDELTGLTNRAALLSQLPRLCEEARRRKEYLAVLFIDLDRFKWVNDTAGHVVGDAVLRAAAERLRTTVRASDLAARVGGDEFVAVTFVTEATQASQLAQRLLDRFALPFEVGENQWQLSPSIGIALYPDDERDPNALLRAAGLAMYRAKGEGGNRFAFLPGVCTKRRRHAVVWSNGCALRSTMMRFISYFNRFAIGQARSSVQKYSCVGAMKSWERFRQHASSRLPNRSG